The Catharus ustulatus isolate bCatUst1 chromosome 16, bCatUst1.pri.v2, whole genome shotgun sequence genome window below encodes:
- the LOC117004025 gene encoding hexosaminidase D-like isoform X1, whose protein sequence is MAFQRSHRLNLLRLVVLLLVALAGIKFLFRDSFTLELHKHVNKDSGFWGDTGDIVQDIIPQSQVLEVPAAKIIALKQKQQVPRDVSATEMRLVHLDLKGAAPRVSYLEQVFPLLSQLGANGVLVEYEDMFPFKGELEILRSPYAYSEEDIERIQQLAEQHKLEVVPLVQTFGHVEFILKHEKYQHLREVERFPNSFNPHVPDTLALLKSILSQVIEKHRRSTWIHIGADEVFHLGEGMDSKNWMSHNKGDVGTMYLKHIKEVLNFLTAQYWGLRVLMWDDMLRKISVGALRESGIAKHVSPVVWFYAPDFEAEQIVPFLTKYVESGFEAVWFASAFKGTTGPAQAWTPLSYHLKNHLSWLKVMQAVPRLAPLRLQGVVLTGWQRYDHYSVLCELLPVSIPSLAICLQTLVNGGFTEEAKRKVLDVLGLESVQLEQSTCEGRGAFPGVEIYHMVEQVNGHLKESILKALEEESAIKGWFSPYHRKHQFGNPRNMESFGSKVLKLHDDWESFVRDLRAQLDRIYFPDTVEEWMEENVNPYLDQLRDLVRDYRAIIRLNGRPKAT, encoded by the exons aTGGCCTTCCAGCGGAGCCACCGGCTGAACCTGCTGCGCCTCGTCGTGCTGCTCCTCGTGGCCTTGGCCGGCATCAAGTTCCTCTTCCGTGACAG CTTTACCCTGGAGCTGCACAAGCACGTCAACAAGGACAGCGGCTTctggggggacacaggtgacatcgTGCAGGACATCATTCCCCAGAGCCAGGTTCTGGAGGTCCCTGCAGCAAAGATAATCGCCCtgaagcaaaagcagcaggtCCCCAGGGATGTCAGTGCCACCGAGATGAGGCTGGTCCACCTGGACCTCAAGGGAGCTGCACCCAGAGTCTCCTACCTGGAACAG GtgttccctctcctgtcccaaCTGGGAGCCAACGGCGTCCTCGTGGAGTACGAGGACATGTTCCCCTTCAAGGGGGAGCTGGAAATCCTCAGGTCCCCGTACGCTTACAG cgAGGAGGACATCGAGCGGatccagcagctggcagagcaaCACAAGCTGGAGGTGGTTCCCCTGGTGCAGACCTTTGGCCATGTGGAG TTCATCCTCAAGCACGAGAAGTACCAGCACCTGCGGGAGGTCGAGCGCTTCCCCAACAGCTTCAACCCCCACGTCCCCGacaccctggccctgctcaAGAGCATCCTGTCCCAGGTGATCGAGAAGCACCGCCGCTCCACCTGGATCCACATCGGTGCAGACgag GTTTTCCACCTCGGGGAGGGGATGGACTCCAAGAACTGGATGAGCCACAACAAGGGTGATGTGGGGACCATGTACCTGAAGCACATCAAGGAGGTTCTGAACTTCCTCACGGCGCAGTACTGGGGGCTGCGGGTGCTCATGTGGGACGACATGCTGAGGAAGATCAGCGTGGGAGCCCTGcggg AGTCCGGGATAGCGAAGCACGTCTCACCCGTGGTGTGGTTCTACGCGCCCGACTTCGAGGCTGAGCAGATCG tgcCGTTCCTCACCAAGTACGTGGAGAGCGGCTTCGAGGCGGTTTGGTTCGCCAGCGCCTTCAAGGGCACCACGGGGCCGGCACAGGCCTGGACCCCGCTGAGCTACCACCTGAAAAACCACCTGAGCTGGCTGAAGGTGATGCAGGCTGTGCCACGGCTGGCCCCGCTGCGCTTGCAGGGCGTCGTGCTCACCGGCTGGCAGAG gtatgATCACTACTCGGTGCTCTGCGAGCTACTGCCTGTCAGCATCCCCTCGCTGGCCATCTGCCTGCAGACCCTGGTGAACG GGGGCTTCACAGAAGAGGCAAAGAGGAAGGTCCTGGATGTGCTGGGTTTGGAGAGcgtgcagctggagcagagcacctG TGAGGGCAGGGGAGCGTTCCCTGGAGTGGAGATCTACCACATGGTGGAGCAGGTTAATGGGCACCTGAAGGAGAGCATccttaaggcgctggaggaggagag TGCCATCAAGGGCTGGTTCAGCCCCTACCACCGGAAGCACCAGTTTGGGAACCCCCGCAACATGGAGAGCTTTGGCAGCAAGGTGCTGAA GCTCCATGATGACTGGGAGAGCTTTGTCCGTGACCTGCGTGCCCAGCTGGACAGGATCTACTTCCCTGACACGGTGGAGGAGTGGATGGAGGAGAACGTCAACCCCTACCTGGACCAGCTGCGGGACCTGGTGCGGGACTACCGGGCCATCATCCGCCTCAATGGCCGGCCCAAGGCCACATAG
- the LOC117004025 gene encoding hexosaminidase D-like isoform X2: protein MAFQRSHRLNLLRLVVLLLVALAGIKFLFRDSFTLELHKHVNKDSGFWGDTGDIVQDIIPQSQVLEVPAAKIIALKQKQQVPRDVSATEMRLVHLDLKGAAPRVSYLEQVFPLLSQLGANGVLVEYEDMFPFKGELEILRSPYAYSEEDIERIQQLAEQHKLEVVPLVQTFGHVEFILKHEKYQHLREVERFPNSFNPHVPDTLALLKSILSQVIEKHRRSTWIHIGADEVFHLGEGMDSKNWMSHNKGDVGTMYLKHIKEVLNFLTAQYWGLRVLMWDDMLRKISVGALRESGIAKHVSPVVWFYAPDFEAEQIVPFLTKYVESGFEAVWFASAFKGTTGPAQAWTPLSYHLKNHLSWLKVMQAVPRLAPLRLQGVVLTGWQRYDHYSVLCELLPVSIPSLAICLQTLVNGGFTEEAKRKVLDVLGLESVQLEQSTCEGRGAFPGVEIYHMVEQVNGHLKESILKALEEESAIKGWFSPYHRKHQFGNPRNMESFGSKAP, encoded by the exons aTGGCCTTCCAGCGGAGCCACCGGCTGAACCTGCTGCGCCTCGTCGTGCTGCTCCTCGTGGCCTTGGCCGGCATCAAGTTCCTCTTCCGTGACAG CTTTACCCTGGAGCTGCACAAGCACGTCAACAAGGACAGCGGCTTctggggggacacaggtgacatcgTGCAGGACATCATTCCCCAGAGCCAGGTTCTGGAGGTCCCTGCAGCAAAGATAATCGCCCtgaagcaaaagcagcaggtCCCCAGGGATGTCAGTGCCACCGAGATGAGGCTGGTCCACCTGGACCTCAAGGGAGCTGCACCCAGAGTCTCCTACCTGGAACAG GtgttccctctcctgtcccaaCTGGGAGCCAACGGCGTCCTCGTGGAGTACGAGGACATGTTCCCCTTCAAGGGGGAGCTGGAAATCCTCAGGTCCCCGTACGCTTACAG cgAGGAGGACATCGAGCGGatccagcagctggcagagcaaCACAAGCTGGAGGTGGTTCCCCTGGTGCAGACCTTTGGCCATGTGGAG TTCATCCTCAAGCACGAGAAGTACCAGCACCTGCGGGAGGTCGAGCGCTTCCCCAACAGCTTCAACCCCCACGTCCCCGacaccctggccctgctcaAGAGCATCCTGTCCCAGGTGATCGAGAAGCACCGCCGCTCCACCTGGATCCACATCGGTGCAGACgag GTTTTCCACCTCGGGGAGGGGATGGACTCCAAGAACTGGATGAGCCACAACAAGGGTGATGTGGGGACCATGTACCTGAAGCACATCAAGGAGGTTCTGAACTTCCTCACGGCGCAGTACTGGGGGCTGCGGGTGCTCATGTGGGACGACATGCTGAGGAAGATCAGCGTGGGAGCCCTGcggg AGTCCGGGATAGCGAAGCACGTCTCACCCGTGGTGTGGTTCTACGCGCCCGACTTCGAGGCTGAGCAGATCG tgcCGTTCCTCACCAAGTACGTGGAGAGCGGCTTCGAGGCGGTTTGGTTCGCCAGCGCCTTCAAGGGCACCACGGGGCCGGCACAGGCCTGGACCCCGCTGAGCTACCACCTGAAAAACCACCTGAGCTGGCTGAAGGTGATGCAGGCTGTGCCACGGCTGGCCCCGCTGCGCTTGCAGGGCGTCGTGCTCACCGGCTGGCAGAG gtatgATCACTACTCGGTGCTCTGCGAGCTACTGCCTGTCAGCATCCCCTCGCTGGCCATCTGCCTGCAGACCCTGGTGAACG GGGGCTTCACAGAAGAGGCAAAGAGGAAGGTCCTGGATGTGCTGGGTTTGGAGAGcgtgcagctggagcagagcacctG TGAGGGCAGGGGAGCGTTCCCTGGAGTGGAGATCTACCACATGGTGGAGCAGGTTAATGGGCACCTGAAGGAGAGCATccttaaggcgctggaggaggagag TGCCATCAAGGGCTGGTTCAGCCCCTACCACCGGAAGCACCAGTTTGGGAACCCCCGCAACATGGAGAGCTTTGGCAGCAAG GCTCCATGA
- the MLST8 gene encoding target of rapamycin complex subunit LST8, producing the protein MNAAQGTVGSDPVILATAGYDHTVRFWQAHSGICTRTVQHQDSQVNALEITPDRSMIAAAGYQHIRMYDLNSNNPNPVINYDGVSKNITSVGFHEDGRWMYTGGEDCMARIWDLRSRNLQCQRIFQVNAPINCVCLHPNQAELIVGDQSGAIHIWDLKTDHNEQLIPEPEVSVNSVHIDPDASYMAAVNSSGNCYVWNLTGGIGEEVTQLIPKTKIPAHNRYALQCKFSPDSTLLATCSADQTCKIWRTSNFSLMTELSIKSNNPGETSRGWMWDCAFSGDSQYIVTASSDNLARLWCVETGEIKREYSGHQKAVVCLAFNDSVLG; encoded by the exons ATGAACGCGGCGCAGGGCACGGTGGGCAGCGACCCGGTCATCCTGGCCACGGCCGGCTACGACCACACGGTGCGGTTCTGGCAGGCGCACAGCGGCATCTGCACCCGCACGGTGCAGCACCAGGACTCC CAGGTGAACGCGCTGGAGATCACCCCGGACCGCAGCATGATCGCAGCGGCAG GGTACCAGCACATCCGCATGTACGACCTCAACTCCAACAACCCCAACCCCGTCATCAACTACGACGGCGTGAGCAAGAACATCACCTCGGTGGGGTTCCACGAGGACGGCCGCTGGATGTACACGGGCGGCGAGGACTGCATGGCCCGCATCTGGGACCTCAG GTCCCGTAACCTGCAGTGCCAGCGCATTTTCCAGGTGAACGCTCCCATCAACTGCGTCTGCCTGCACCCCAACCAG gcagagctgatcGTGGGTGACCAGAGTGGGGCCATCCACATCTGGGACCTGAAGACTGACCACAACGAGCAGCTGATCCCCGAGCCCGAGGTGTCGGTGAACTCGGTGCACATCGACCCCGACGCCAGCTACATGGCAGCTGTCAACAGCTCg gGAAACTGCTACGTGTGGAACCTGACGGGTGGAATCGGTGAGGAGGTGACGCAGCTGATCCCCAAGACCAAGATCCCGGCGCACAACCGCTACGCCCTGCAGTGCAAGTTCAGCCCCGACTCCAC GCTCTTGGCCACCTGTTCTGCAGATCAGACGTGCAAGATCTGGAGGACTTCAAACTTCTCTCTGATGACAGAGCTGAGCATTAAGAGCAACAACCCTGGGGAGACGTCCCGGGGCTGGATGTGGGACTGTGCCTTCTCTGGGGACTCCCAGTACATTGTCACAG CCTCCTCTGATAACCTGGCCAGACTGTGGTGTGTGGAGACAGGAGAGATCAAGAGGGAGTACAGTGGCCACCAGAAGGCCGTGGTGTGCCTGGCCTTCAATGACAGCGTGTTGGGATAA